A stretch of Usitatibacter palustris DNA encodes these proteins:
- a CDS encoding YbaN family protein — protein MKRAPLARAAYCAAGTVFVAIGIAGVILPLLPATPFFLLAAACYLRGSQRAYDWLLAHRVFGAGIRAFREGRGISRRAKAAALATMWASLGVSMHVAGSLGAVAALAAIGGSVTFFLLRLSSA, from the coding sequence ATGAAGCGTGCGCCGCTTGCCCGCGCGGCCTACTGCGCCGCGGGCACGGTGTTCGTCGCCATCGGAATCGCGGGCGTGATCCTGCCGCTGCTGCCCGCGACACCGTTCTTCCTTCTCGCCGCCGCCTGCTACTTGCGCGGATCGCAGCGCGCCTACGACTGGCTGCTCGCGCATCGCGTGTTCGGCGCGGGCATCCGCGCATTCCGCGAAGGCCGCGGCATTTCCCGCCGTGCCAAGGCGGCGGCCCTCGCAACGATGTGGGCGTCCCTGGGTGTGTCGATGCACGTCGCGGGCAGCCTCGGCGCCGTCGCGGCCCTCGCGGCGATCGGCGGCAGCGTGACGTTCTTCCTGCTGAGGTTGTCGTCGGCCTAG
- a CDS encoding Rrf2 family transcriptional regulator yields the protein MRLLTSTDYALRVLIHLATAPTGHATVTEIAEAYGISRNTLVKVVNGLGHVGLVNTARGSGGGVRLGKPAEEIDIGTVVQLMEGTDVLAECFDPAGHGCVIARSCRLPAVLGEAARAFHAVLARHTLADMVRDREPLVAILHPAGAAAKGSCCGGCGG from the coding sequence ATGCGCCTGCTCACTTCCACCGACTACGCGCTGCGGGTGCTGATCCACCTCGCCACCGCACCCACGGGGCACGCGACCGTGACCGAGATCGCGGAGGCTTACGGCATCTCGAGGAACACGCTCGTGAAGGTCGTGAACGGGCTGGGCCATGTCGGGCTCGTCAACACCGCGCGCGGCTCCGGCGGTGGCGTTCGCCTCGGCAAACCCGCGGAGGAGATCGACATCGGGACGGTCGTGCAGCTGATGGAAGGCACGGACGTTCTCGCCGAGTGCTTCGATCCGGCGGGCCACGGCTGCGTGATTGCGCGCAGCTGCCGCCTGCCGGCCGTCCTGGGCGAAGCCGCGCGTGCGTTCCATGCCGTGCTCGCCAGGCACACCCTCGCGGACATGGTCCGCGACCGCGAGCCCCTCGTCGCGATCCTGCATCCGGCAGGCGCCGCGGCGAAGGGATCGTGCTGCGGAGGTTGCGGCGGATGA
- a CDS encoding nitric-oxide reductase large subunit produces MNNRKLWMWLGATFVLSFAVLLYLGREIYLAAPPVVNVKVEGGRTLYTATEVQKGQRAWLAAGGQQLGTVWGHGSYVAPDWSADWLHREIVAYRDVRAQTMFQRPYAQLTTSQQGSVDALVKRELRENTYDAATNTVSVSPERAEAIATVQAHYTALFGDAPEMAWLRERYAMTANSLPSAEHRKALAGFFFWSSWSASTDRPGEKGLSYTSNWPHEPAIGNTLPSSAAMWSVASIILLLAALAGMVWYHGSRREEPDPKIPERDPLINAVPTPSMKATRKYFFVVIGLMLLQIAMGVVTAHYAVEGNAFFGFPLADFLPYTTSRTIHTQMGIFWIATAWLATGLYIAPLLSGHEPKMQKLGVDVLFYALVAIVVGSTAFGWLGTLQRQGFDFTFWLGAQGLEFTSMGRVWQILLFVGLMLWLLLLGRALWPALKKPGETRGLIAMVFLSATCIGGFYATSLTWGQHTHYSMVEYWRWWLVHLWVEGFFEVFATAVIALLFTRLGLVAASSANRAIVMETIVFLFGGILGTLHHLYWTGTPTSVIAVGAVFSALEVVPLTMLGIEAFANYRRSKAAPWIAAYKWPILCFVAVAFWNCVGAGLLGFAINPPAALYYVQGLNMTPAHGHAALFGVYGMLGIGLMLFCLRGLFERARHADWLLAPAFWGLNIGLAMMVFLSLLPAGIYQAWHSIDTGLWYARSPAIIHSGVMETLVWLRVPGDILFAIGALLLALYALRLLGRPGAKVPAAVGETQSHGGQAQPRGAD; encoded by the coding sequence GTGAACAACCGCAAGCTGTGGATGTGGCTCGGAGCCACCTTTGTGCTGTCTTTCGCCGTGCTGCTGTACCTGGGCCGCGAGATCTACCTCGCCGCGCCGCCCGTGGTCAACGTGAAGGTCGAAGGCGGCAGGACGCTCTACACCGCCACCGAAGTCCAGAAAGGCCAGCGCGCCTGGCTCGCCGCCGGGGGCCAGCAGTTGGGCACCGTGTGGGGGCATGGCAGCTACGTCGCGCCCGATTGGTCGGCCGACTGGCTGCACCGCGAGATCGTCGCCTACCGCGACGTCCGCGCGCAGACGATGTTCCAGCGGCCGTATGCGCAGCTCACGACCTCGCAGCAAGGCTCGGTCGATGCGCTCGTGAAGCGCGAGCTGCGCGAGAACACGTATGACGCCGCGACCAATACGGTCAGCGTCTCGCCCGAGCGCGCCGAGGCGATCGCCACGGTCCAGGCGCACTACACCGCGCTCTTCGGCGACGCGCCCGAGATGGCGTGGCTGCGCGAGCGCTACGCGATGACCGCGAATAGCCTGCCTTCGGCCGAGCACCGCAAGGCGCTCGCGGGCTTCTTCTTCTGGTCCTCGTGGTCAGCGAGCACCGACCGCCCCGGGGAAAAGGGCCTGTCGTACACGAGCAACTGGCCGCACGAACCGGCGATCGGCAACACGCTGCCCTCGAGCGCGGCCATGTGGTCCGTGGCGAGCATCATCCTGCTGCTCGCCGCGCTCGCCGGCATGGTCTGGTACCACGGCTCGCGGCGCGAGGAGCCCGACCCGAAGATTCCGGAGCGCGACCCGCTGATCAACGCCGTCCCCACGCCTTCGATGAAGGCGACGCGCAAGTACTTCTTCGTGGTGATCGGCCTGATGCTGCTGCAGATCGCCATGGGCGTGGTCACGGCCCACTACGCCGTCGAAGGCAACGCCTTCTTCGGCTTCCCCCTCGCCGACTTCCTTCCCTACACCACGAGCCGCACGATCCACACGCAGATGGGCATCTTCTGGATCGCCACCGCGTGGCTCGCGACCGGCCTCTACATCGCGCCGCTGCTCTCCGGGCACGAACCGAAGATGCAGAAGCTCGGCGTGGACGTGCTCTTCTACGCGCTGGTCGCGATCGTCGTCGGCTCCACCGCGTTCGGCTGGCTGGGCACCTTGCAGCGCCAGGGCTTCGACTTCACGTTCTGGCTGGGCGCGCAGGGACTTGAGTTCACGAGCATGGGCCGCGTGTGGCAGATCCTCCTCTTCGTGGGCCTCATGCTCTGGCTCCTGCTGCTCGGGCGCGCGCTGTGGCCCGCGCTGAAGAAGCCCGGCGAGACGCGCGGCCTCATCGCGATGGTGTTCCTCTCGGCCACGTGCATCGGTGGCTTCTACGCCACCTCGCTCACCTGGGGCCAGCACACGCACTACTCGATGGTGGAGTACTGGCGCTGGTGGCTCGTGCACCTGTGGGTGGAGGGCTTCTTCGAAGTCTTCGCCACCGCGGTGATCGCGCTGCTCTTCACGCGCCTGGGGCTCGTCGCCGCGTCGTCGGCCAACCGCGCCATCGTGATGGAGACCATCGTCTTCCTGTTCGGCGGCATCCTGGGCACGCTCCACCACCTCTACTGGACGGGCACGCCGACCTCCGTGATCGCGGTGGGCGCGGTGTTCTCGGCCCTCGAGGTCGTGCCCCTCACGATGCTCGGCATCGAGGCGTTCGCGAACTACCGGCGCAGCAAGGCCGCGCCGTGGATCGCCGCGTACAAGTGGCCGATCCTGTGCTTCGTCGCCGTCGCGTTCTGGAACTGCGTGGGCGCGGGGCTGCTCGGCTTCGCGATCAACCCGCCCGCCGCGCTCTACTACGTGCAGGGCCTGAACATGACGCCCGCCCACGGACATGCGGCCCTCTTCGGCGTGTACGGCATGCTCGGGATCGGCCTCATGCTCTTCTGCCTGCGCGGCCTCTTCGAGCGCGCGCGCCACGCCGACTGGCTGCTCGCGCCGGCGTTCTGGGGCCTCAACATCGGCCTCGCGATGATGGTGTTCCTGTCGCTGCTGCCCGCCGGCATCTACCAGGCCTGGCACAGCATCGACACGGGCCTGTGGTATGCGCGCTCGCCGGCGATCATCCACTCGGGCGTCATGGAGACGCTGGTGTGGCTGCGCGTTCCGGGCGACATCCTCTTCGCGATCGGCGCGCTGCTGCTCGCGCTCTATGCGCTGCGGCTTCTCGGCCGCCCGGGGGCGAAGGTACCCGCGGCCGTGGGTGAAACGCAATCGCACGGCGGCCAAGCGCAGCCGCGCGGCGCGGACTGA
- a CDS encoding metal-sulfur cluster assembly factor encodes MAKALARVVDPEMAIGIVDLGLVYEVRIDERSALARITMTTPACPVTELIVEETREALGTVVGPERDIVVEVVWDPPWDPERMSERARSAMGWD; translated from the coding sequence GTGGCGAAAGCGCTCGCTCGCGTCGTCGATCCGGAGATGGCCATCGGCATCGTCGACCTCGGACTCGTCTACGAAGTCCGCATCGACGAACGCTCCGCGCTCGCGCGCATCACGATGACCACGCCCGCCTGCCCGGTCACCGAGCTGATCGTGGAGGAAACGCGCGAGGCCCTCGGCACCGTCGTGGGCCCGGAACGCGACATCGTCGTCGAAGTCGTGTGGGACCCGCCCTGGGATCCGGAACGGATGAGCGAACGCGCGCGCAGCGCGATGGGTTGGGATTGA
- a CDS encoding cytochrome c3 family protein gives MIRALVARVQVWWRTVSTPSKYYSLGFLTVGGFIAGIIFWGAFNTVLELTNTEPFCTSCHEMRDNVFVELKPTIHYSNRSGVRATCPDCHVPHNWTDKIGRKMQASKEVWGKIFGTINTRDKFVEKRLELAQHEWARLKANNSLECRNCHRFESMDFTRQSVRAQGMHSTALANGEKTCIDCHKGIAHRLPDMGKAAATGH, from the coding sequence ATGATCCGCGCCCTGGTCGCGCGCGTGCAGGTCTGGTGGCGCACCGTCTCCACCCCGAGCAAGTACTACAGCCTGGGCTTCCTCACGGTGGGCGGGTTCATCGCCGGCATCATCTTCTGGGGCGCGTTCAACACCGTGCTCGAGCTCACCAACACCGAGCCCTTCTGCACGAGCTGCCACGAGATGCGCGACAACGTGTTCGTGGAGTTGAAACCCACGATCCACTATTCGAACCGCTCGGGCGTGCGCGCGACCTGCCCCGATTGCCACGTGCCGCACAACTGGACGGACAAGATCGGCCGCAAGATGCAGGCCTCCAAGGAAGTCTGGGGCAAGATCTTCGGCACCATCAACACGCGCGACAAGTTCGTCGAGAAGCGCCTGGAGCTCGCCCAGCACGAGTGGGCGCGCCTGAAGGCCAACAACTCGCTCGAATGCCGCAACTGCCATCGCTTCGAATCGATGGACTTCACCCGCCAGAGCGTGCGTGCGCAGGGAATGCACTCGACCGCGCTCGCGAACGGCGAGAAGACCTGCATCGACTGCCACAAGGGCATCGCCCACCGGCTGCCCGACATGGGCAAGGCCGCGGCCACGGGTCACTGA
- a CDS encoding nitrate reductase cytochrome c-type subunit — protein sequence MKRILLALLAAGLCFAAAAQNPSSPGLNHGLRGNTALDKESTPALLPKPVNDDQRKARNYPMQPPLIPHQIDNYQVDAKFNKCMSCHGRDKVADSQAPMVSVTHFMDRDGNMRNEISPRRYFCTQCHVMQTDAKVPVKNTFQDFYSATADEKKGAKK from the coding sequence ATGAAGCGCATCCTCCTCGCGCTCCTCGCCGCCGGGTTGTGTTTCGCCGCGGCTGCGCAGAACCCTTCCTCGCCGGGCCTCAACCACGGCCTGCGCGGCAACACCGCACTCGACAAGGAGTCGACGCCGGCGCTGCTGCCCAAGCCGGTGAACGACGACCAGCGCAAGGCGCGCAACTATCCGATGCAGCCGCCGCTCATCCCGCACCAGATCGACAACTATCAGGTCGACGCGAAGTTCAACAAGTGCATGAGCTGCCACGGGCGCGACAAGGTCGCCGACAGCCAGGCGCCGATGGTGAGCGTCACGCACTTCATGGACCGCGACGGCAACATGCGCAACGAGATCTCCCCGCGGCGCTACTTCTGCACGCAGTGCCATGTCATGCAGACCGACGCGAAGGTGCCGGTGAAGAACACCTTCCAGGACTTCTACTCCGCGACCGCCGATGAAAAGAAGGGCGCGAAGAAATGA
- the napA gene encoding periplasmic nitrate reductase subunit alpha: MKITRREFIRSTAISAAAAAAGMPALASNVVTDSASAGTKWHKAPCRFCGTGCGVTVAVKNNRVIATNGDPLAEVNRGLNCVKGYFLSKIMYGEDRLTRPLLRMKDGKFDKNGDFAPISWEKAFDIMAEKCKATLKAKGPTAVGMFGSGQWTIWEGYAANKLMKAGFRSNNIDPNARHCMASAAVGFMRTFGMDEPMGCYDDIEVADAFVLWGSNMAEMHPILWTRVTDRRLSNPNVKVAVLSVFEHRSFDLADVPIIFKPQTDLAMLNYIARYIIETGKVNQDFIAKHVSFKKGTTDIGYGLRPTHALEKKAKNADKAADMAPSTFEEFKKSVQPYTAEYVSKLSGVPVDKLKALAELYADPKVKVMSFWTMGFNQHTRGVWANNLVYNIHLLTGKISTPGNSPFSLTGQPSACGTAREVGTFSNRLPADMVVTNPEHRKHAEEIWKLPPGTIVDKPGYHAVLQNRMLKDSKLNFYWVQVNNNMQAGANMMEEGYPGYRNPDNFIVVSDAYPTVTCQAADLILPTAMWVEKEGAYGNAERRTHFWHQLVKAPGESRSDLWQLMEFSKRFKVDEVWPAELLAKKPEYKGKTLYDILFRNGQVDKFPSSQIEAGYENDEAKAFGYYVQKGLFEEYAAFGRGHGHDLAPFDEYHKVRGLRWPVVDGKETKWRYKEGTDPYAKAGSGWDFYGNKDHRANIIALPYEPAAEEPDKDYPFWLSTGRVLEHWHSGSMTGRVPELQRSFPNAVCFMHQDDADALKVRRGDEIKIISRRGEMLTRVETRGRNKPPKGLVFVPWFDASQLINKVTLDATDPISKQTDFKKCAVKIVAVTKGAKA; encoded by the coding sequence ATGAAGATCACCCGCCGCGAATTCATCCGCAGCACCGCCATCTCCGCCGCTGCAGCGGCCGCAGGGATGCCGGCGCTCGCCTCCAACGTCGTCACCGACTCGGCCTCCGCCGGTACCAAATGGCACAAGGCGCCTTGCCGCTTCTGTGGCACGGGCTGCGGCGTCACGGTCGCCGTCAAGAACAACCGCGTGATCGCCACCAACGGCGACCCGCTGGCCGAAGTGAACCGCGGCCTGAACTGCGTGAAGGGCTACTTCCTCTCGAAGATCATGTACGGCGAGGATCGCCTCACGCGCCCGCTGCTGCGCATGAAGGACGGCAAGTTCGACAAGAACGGCGACTTCGCGCCGATCTCCTGGGAGAAGGCCTTCGACATCATGGCCGAGAAGTGCAAGGCCACGCTCAAGGCGAAGGGGCCTACCGCGGTCGGCATGTTCGGCTCGGGCCAGTGGACGATCTGGGAAGGCTACGCCGCGAACAAGCTCATGAAGGCGGGCTTCCGCTCCAACAACATCGACCCCAACGCGCGCCACTGCATGGCCTCGGCCGCGGTGGGCTTCATGCGCACCTTCGGCATGGACGAGCCCATGGGCTGCTATGACGACATCGAGGTCGCGGATGCCTTCGTGCTCTGGGGCTCGAACATGGCCGAGATGCACCCGATCCTCTGGACGCGCGTGACCGACCGGCGCTTGTCGAACCCGAACGTGAAGGTGGCGGTGCTTTCCGTCTTCGAGCACCGCAGCTTCGACCTCGCCGACGTCCCGATCATCTTCAAGCCGCAGACCGATCTCGCGATGCTCAACTACATCGCCCGCTACATCATCGAGACGGGCAAGGTGAACCAGGACTTCATCGCGAAGCACGTGTCCTTCAAGAAAGGCACGACCGACATCGGCTACGGCCTGCGCCCCACGCATGCGCTCGAGAAGAAGGCGAAGAACGCCGACAAGGCGGCCGACATGGCGCCGAGCACGTTCGAGGAGTTCAAGAAATCCGTCCAGCCCTACACCGCCGAATACGTCTCGAAACTCTCGGGGGTTCCGGTCGACAAGTTGAAGGCACTCGCCGAGCTCTACGCCGACCCGAAGGTAAAGGTGATGTCCTTCTGGACGATGGGCTTCAACCAGCACACGCGCGGCGTGTGGGCTAACAACCTCGTCTACAACATCCACCTGCTCACCGGAAAGATCTCCACGCCGGGCAATTCGCCCTTCTCGCTCACGGGCCAGCCCTCCGCGTGCGGCACGGCGCGTGAAGTCGGGACCTTTTCGAACCGGCTGCCGGCCGACATGGTCGTCACCAACCCCGAGCACCGCAAGCACGCCGAGGAGATCTGGAAGCTGCCGCCGGGAACCATCGTCGACAAGCCCGGGTACCACGCCGTCCTCCAGAACCGGATGCTCAAGGACTCGAAGCTCAACTTCTACTGGGTCCAGGTGAACAACAACATGCAGGCCGGCGCGAACATGATGGAGGAGGGTTATCCGGGCTACCGCAATCCCGACAACTTCATCGTGGTGTCGGACGCGTATCCGACCGTCACCTGCCAGGCCGCGGACCTCATCCTGCCCACCGCGATGTGGGTCGAGAAGGAAGGCGCGTACGGCAACGCCGAGCGCCGCACGCATTTCTGGCACCAGCTCGTGAAGGCGCCGGGCGAATCGCGCTCGGATCTGTGGCAGCTCATGGAGTTTTCCAAGCGCTTCAAGGTCGACGAGGTGTGGCCCGCGGAGTTGCTCGCGAAGAAGCCCGAGTACAAGGGCAAGACGCTCTACGACATCCTCTTTCGCAACGGACAGGTCGACAAGTTCCCGTCGTCGCAGATCGAAGCGGGCTACGAGAACGACGAAGCCAAGGCCTTCGGCTACTACGTCCAGAAGGGCCTCTTCGAGGAGTACGCGGCTTTCGGCCGCGGCCACGGGCACGACCTCGCGCCCTTCGACGAATACCACAAGGTGCGCGGCCTTCGCTGGCCGGTCGTGGACGGCAAGGAAACGAAGTGGCGCTACAAGGAAGGCACCGATCCGTACGCCAAGGCCGGCAGCGGCTGGGACTTCTACGGCAACAAGGATCACCGCGCCAACATCATCGCCCTTCCCTACGAGCCGGCCGCGGAAGAACCCGACAAGGACTACCCGTTCTGGCTCTCGACCGGACGCGTGCTCGAGCATTGGCATTCGGGCTCGATGACCGGCCGCGTGCCCGAGTTGCAGCGCTCGTTCCCGAACGCCGTGTGCTTCATGCACCAGGATGACGCCGATGCGCTGAAGGTGCGCCGCGGCGACGAGATCAAGATCATCTCGCGGCGCGGCGAGATGCTCACGCGCGTGGAAACGCGCGGGCGCAACAAGCCGCCCAAGGGCCTGGTGTTCGTGCCGTGGTTCGACGCTTCGCAGCTCATCAACAAGGTGACGCTCGACGCGACCGACCCGATCTCCAAGCAGACGGACTTCAAGAAGTGCGCGGTGAAGATCGTCGCCGTCACGAAGGGGGCCAAGGCATGA
- a CDS encoding chaperone NapD, producing the protein MAEVHITSAVAFVKPERAVAIAADIVRRGLADVPQADDASGRLVVLIEKPSTGDVLDTIDAIRALNGVLAIHLVYQHVEDESVLAEDHS; encoded by the coding sequence ATGGCCGAAGTCCACATCACCAGCGCCGTCGCCTTCGTGAAGCCGGAGCGCGCCGTCGCGATCGCCGCCGACATCGTTCGCCGCGGGCTTGCCGACGTTCCGCAGGCCGACGACGCGTCCGGCCGGCTGGTCGTCCTGATCGAGAAGCCCTCCACGGGCGACGTGCTCGACACGATCGACGCGATCCGCGCCCTCAACGGGGTCCTGGCCATCCACCTTGTCTACCAGCATGTCGAGGACGAATCGGTCCTCGCCGAGGATCACTCATGA
- the napE gene encoding periplasmic nitrate reductase, NapE protein: MHSQDPARKQELKAFLFLTVVMAPVLAALIVSTYGFAIWIYQMFAGPPTG; this comes from the coding sequence ATGCATTCGCAAGACCCCGCTCGCAAACAGGAACTCAAGGCTTTCCTTTTCCTGACGGTCGTGATGGCGCCGGTGCTCGCCGCGCTCATTGTCTCGACCTATGGTTTCGCCATCTGGATCTACCAGATGTTCGCCGGCCCGCCCACGGGCTGA
- a CDS encoding Bug family tripartite tricarboxylate transporter substrate binding protein — MHRIACLAAAAFLAAFISLPALAQGYPNKPVKWIVPYPPGGTTDVLARIIAQWLTEKMGQTFIVENKPGGGNNIGTEIAIKSPPDGYTMLLVNPAHGINATLYKNLPFNVIRDVEPVAGLVRAPNVMEVHNNFPAKTVKEFIDYCKANPGKINMASSGSGTSVHMSGEMFKMMTGCQMLHVPYKGAGPAIADLIPGQVDVLFDNLPSSIGHIKGGKLRALAVTSTERDPALPDTPTVADTVPGYEATAWFGIGMPRGVPKEAVDKINAEVNRALADPKMRERLAELGGKPIPGTPADFGKVIAAETAKWEKVVTASGAKAE; from the coding sequence GTGCACCGCATCGCCTGTCTCGCCGCCGCGGCGTTCCTCGCCGCCTTCATTTCGCTGCCCGCCCTGGCCCAGGGCTATCCCAACAAGCCTGTGAAGTGGATCGTTCCCTACCCGCCGGGCGGAACGACGGACGTGCTCGCGCGGATCATCGCGCAGTGGCTCACCGAGAAGATGGGCCAGACCTTCATCGTCGAGAACAAGCCCGGTGGCGGCAACAACATCGGCACCGAGATCGCGATCAAGTCGCCGCCCGACGGCTACACCATGCTGCTCGTGAATCCCGCGCACGGAATCAACGCCACGCTCTACAAGAACCTTCCGTTCAACGTGATCCGCGACGTGGAGCCCGTTGCGGGCCTGGTGCGCGCGCCCAATGTGATGGAAGTGCACAACAACTTCCCGGCGAAGACCGTGAAGGAGTTCATCGACTACTGCAAGGCCAACCCCGGGAAGATCAACATGGCCTCCTCGGGCAGCGGCACCTCGGTCCACATGTCGGGCGAGATGTTCAAGATGATGACCGGCTGCCAGATGCTGCACGTGCCCTACAAGGGCGCGGGCCCGGCGATCGCCGACCTCATCCCGGGCCAGGTCGACGTCCTCTTCGACAACCTGCCGTCGTCCATCGGTCATATAAAAGGTGGAAAGCTGCGCGCGCTCGCGGTGACGTCCACCGAGCGCGACCCGGCGTTGCCCGACACGCCGACCGTGGCCGACACCGTGCCCGGCTATGAGGCGACGGCGTGGTTCGGCATCGGCATGCCGCGCGGTGTACCGAAGGAGGCTGTCGACAAGATCAACGCCGAGGTGAACCGGGCGCTGGCCGATCCGAAGATGCGCGAGCGGCTGGCCGAGCTCGGCGGCAAGCCCATTCCGGGCACGCCCGCGGACTTCGGCAAGGTGATCGCGGCCGAGACGGCGAAGTGGGAGAAGGTCGTGACTGCGTCAGGCGCGAAGGCGGAGTAG
- a CDS encoding serine hydrolase domain-containing protein: MTTSRFVASLIAVALAAASHTAHAAPDEIELGKSDGYPFQALVPGFSFTNERTKVGTFSNMEEIFSPRKIAASPASSPLPPHDGSPSLTYSYNGQSYSVDDFLNRQRITGLLILKDGKVVLERYQYDRKPEHRFASMSMAKTVVGLLVGVALKEGKIASLDDAAEKYAPDLKGSAWGPMTLRNLLRMSSGLKWSDKVVAGGATDIGRLSSETFFRRTGGGPSAITWVKDSVAPQGTTFNYSSAETFALALALRGAIGVDLATYFSERIWKVIGAESDASWLTDWSGMESAFCCMNARLRDYGRLGLLLANDGSWNGREVIPRDFLLDATDATRQPDHLKPRRATQFFGYGYQTWIYPYTTRTFQARGLFGQEIIVQPESRIVVVMTSVSRTPETVSEVFVERNYFVGAVLKALGGKADMYR; this comes from the coding sequence GTGACCACCTCAAGGTTTGTCGCATCCCTCATCGCCGTAGCACTTGCAGCGGCCAGTCACACGGCCCACGCTGCGCCCGACGAGATTGAACTCGGGAAAAGCGACGGCTACCCGTTTCAGGCGTTGGTGCCCGGCTTCAGCTTCACCAATGAGCGAACCAAGGTCGGCACCTTCAGCAACATGGAGGAGATCTTCTCGCCCCGAAAAATCGCCGCATCGCCGGCGTCCTCACCGCTACCTCCCCATGACGGATCCCCGTCATTGACGTACTCGTACAACGGGCAAAGCTACTCGGTCGATGACTTCCTGAATCGACAACGGATTACGGGCTTGCTCATCCTGAAGGACGGGAAGGTCGTCCTGGAGCGCTACCAGTACGACCGCAAGCCCGAACATCGCTTCGCATCGATGTCCATGGCGAAGACCGTCGTCGGATTGCTGGTCGGCGTGGCCCTGAAGGAAGGCAAGATCGCGTCGCTCGACGATGCGGCCGAAAAATACGCCCCCGATCTGAAGGGATCCGCCTGGGGACCGATGACCTTGAGGAACCTGCTTCGCATGAGCTCCGGACTGAAGTGGAGCGACAAGGTTGTCGCCGGAGGGGCAACGGACATCGGAAGACTCAGCTCAGAGACCTTCTTTCGCCGTACCGGCGGAGGTCCCTCCGCGATCACGTGGGTGAAGGATTCCGTCGCGCCCCAGGGAACCACGTTCAACTATTCGAGCGCGGAGACGTTCGCACTCGCCCTGGCGCTTCGGGGTGCGATCGGCGTCGACCTGGCCACCTATTTCTCGGAACGGATATGGAAAGTCATTGGCGCGGAGTCCGATGCTTCCTGGCTGACCGACTGGTCGGGAATGGAGTCGGCCTTTTGTTGCATGAATGCGCGCCTGCGTGACTACGGCCGACTCGGCCTCCTGCTGGCCAACGATGGCTCGTGGAACGGGCGAGAAGTCATCCCCAGGGATTTTCTTCTCGATGCGACCGACGCCACTCGCCAGCCTGACCACCTGAAGCCACGTCGCGCGACCCAGTTCTTCGGCTACGGCTATCAAACCTGGATCTATCCCTACACCACTCGAACCTTCCAGGCCCGAGGGCTATTTGGCCAGGAAATCATTGTCCAACCCGAGTCCAGGATCGTCGTCGTCATGACATCGGTCTCGCGCACACCGGAAACGGTCAGTGAGGTGTTTGTCGAGAGAAACTATTTCGTCGGCGCCGTATTGAAAGCGCTTGGGGGCAAGGCCGATATGTACCGGTAA
- a CDS encoding DUF3291 domain-containing protein, translating to MSAYHLAQINIARAKAEMDDPVMAGFVARLDDVNKLADDSPGFVWRLQTEEGDATALRPYEDNRILVNMSVWETPEALRAFVYRGAHTDVMRQRKAWFERMPEMYYALWWIPVGHIPTLQEAKDRLEHLRTHGESAQVFTFAKLFPAPDAQDAKPVEGFADPCPAL from the coding sequence GTGTCCGCCTACCACCTCGCCCAGATCAACATCGCCCGCGCAAAGGCCGAAATGGACGACCCCGTCATGGCCGGTTTCGTTGCGCGCCTCGACGATGTCAACAAGCTCGCAGATGACAGCCCGGGTTTCGTCTGGCGCTTGCAGACCGAGGAAGGCGACGCCACCGCGCTGCGTCCCTACGAAGACAACCGCATTCTCGTCAACATGTCGGTGTGGGAAACGCCCGAGGCGCTGCGCGCCTTCGTCTATCGCGGTGCCCACACGGACGTGATGCGCCAACGCAAGGCATGGTTCGAGCGCATGCCCGAGATGTACTACGCGCTGTGGTGGATTCCGGTCGGCCACATTCCCACGCTCCAGGAAGCCAAGGACCGCCTCGAGCACCTGCGCACGCACGGGGAAAGCGCCCAGGTGTTCACGTTTGCCAAGCTCTTTCCCGCGCCCGATGCGCAGGACGCGAAGCCGGTCGAGGGATTTGCCGACCCCTGCCCGGCACTGTGA